In Brassica oleracea var. oleracea cultivar TO1000 unplaced genomic scaffold, BOL UnpScaffold01440, whole genome shotgun sequence, one DNA window encodes the following:
- the LOC106321327 gene encoding subtilisin-like protease SBT1.7, with protein MVKSTPNSVGTIDCDFPALASFGNGENYTGASLFKGEALPAQLLPFVRAGKASNNATYGKYCFPETLTPERIKGKIFMCEEGGNDNVEKGEVVKAAGGLGMIIANVPDYGEELLGYAFNLPATTVGRKASDIIRHYVMTDPNPTASVVIQGTAVNVQPSPVLAAFSSLGPNSITPNILKPDLIAPGVNILAAWTGAVEPSGLASDTRRVEFNIISGTSMSCPHVSGLAALLKSVHPKWSPAAIRSALMTTACNTYSDRQPLLDIATVEPSTPFGHGAGHVSPTTVISPGLIYDLTTQDYIDFLCALNYKSSQITKVSRGSYACDSNKTYSVTDLNYLSFAVNVEGSNTYKYTRTVTSVGGAGSYSVKVISETTAVKISVEPPVLTFKEVNEKKSYSVTFTVVSSKPSGSNSFGGIEWSDGKHVVASPVAISWT; from the exons ATGgttaaatccacccccaacagtgTTGGTACCATAGATTGTGATTTTCCCGCGCTTGCTTCTTTCGGCAACGGAGAGAACTATACTGGAGCTTCCTTGTTTAAAGGAGAGGCTCTTCCAGCTCAGTTGTTGCCGTTTGTTCGCGCGGGAAAGGCTAGTAACAATGCTACTTATGGGAAATATTGTTTTCCCGAAACATTAACTCCGGAGAGGATAAAGGGGAAGATTTTTATGTGCGAGGAAGGAGGGAATGATAACGTTGAAAAAGGGGAGGTGGTGAAAGCTGCTGGTGGACTCGGGATGATTATTGCGAATGTGCCGGATTATGGAGAAGAGCTTCTGGGGTATGCTTTTAATTTACCGGCGACTACTGTGGGACGGAAAGCCAGTGACATTATCCGCCACTACGTCATGACGGATCCGAATCCCACCGCTTCGGTTGTGATCCAAGGAACTGCCGTCAACGTCCAGCCGTCTCCGGTGCTTGCAGCTTTTAGCTCGCTAGGACCTAACTCGATAACGCCAAACATTCTCAAACCGGACTTGATCGCTCCGGGAGTCAATATCCTCGCCGCATGGACCGGAGCTGTGGAACCTTCCGGACTAGCTTCTGATACTCGCCGTGTGGAATTCAACATCATCTCAGGAACGTCCATGTCTTGCCCTCACGTCAGCGGTTTAGCGGCTCTTCTCAAGTCTGTGCATCCCAAATGGAGCCCCGCGGCGATTCGATCGGCTCTCATGACCACTGCTTGCAATACCTACAGTGACAGACAACCATTGCTTGACATCGCTACTGTAGAACCTTCAACACCATTTGGGCACGGTGCAGGACACGTGTCACCAACGACAGTCATCAGTCCAGGACTCATCTACGATCTAACGACTCAGGATTATATAGATTTCCTCTGCGCATTGAATTACAAATCGTCACAGATAACAAAAGTGTCGAGAGGCAGTTACGCTTGCGATTCAAACAAAACGTACTCCGTCACTGATCTAAACTATCTGTCGTTCGCCGTAAACGTCGAGGGCTCCAACACGTACAAGTACACCCGCACTGTCACGAGCGTGGGAGGAGCTGGGTCATACTCGGTTAAAGTAATCTCGGAGACAACAGCAGTTAAGATTTCGGTTGAACCGCCGGTTTTGACTTTCAAAGAAGTAAACG aaaaaaaatcgtattcGGTAACATTTACTGTTGTTTCGTCTAAGCCGTCAGGGTCTAACAGCTTTGGCGGCATCGAGTGGTCAGATGGGAAACACGTGGTGGCCAGTCCCGTGGCGATTAGCTGGACATAG